A stretch of DNA from Rhizobacter sp.:
CAGCATCACGCTGCTGGCCGACATGCCCGGCGTGCCACGCGAGCAGCTGGAGATCCACGTCGAAGGCGACTCGCTGCTGATCCAGGGTGAAGCCAAGCCGCAGATCCCGGCCGACCTGGAGCCGCTGTGGGCCGAGGTGCGCACGCCGCGCTATCGCCGCAGCTTCACGCTCAGCCGCGAGCTCGACACCTCGCGCATCGAGGCCAACCTGAAGGACGGCGTGCTGACGCTGCGCATCCCCAAGCAGGCGCAAGCCCAGCCGCGGCGCGTGCAGGTGAACGTGGCCTGATCGGCCTCGCGTGATGACGCAAAGCCGGCCCGCGGGCCGGCTTTTCTATGTGGCCGCGGTGGCCCGCGCCGCCTCCACCAGCTTCACCATCGTGTGCAGCACGCGGTTGGCCGGGGTCGGCACGCCCAGCGCCTCGCCGCGCCGCACGACCAGGCCGTTGAGGTGATCGATCTCGCTCGGCTTGCCGCGTGCCACGTCTTGCGCGGTCGATGAATACTGGCCCGGCATGGTTTCGCCGATGCGGCGGGTGGCTGCCGCCACGTCACCCGGCACGGTGATGCCTTCGGCCGCCGCCACCGCCAGGCACTCGGCGAGCACGTCGCGGATCACGCCCTGCACGCCCTCTACCTTCAGCAGCCCGCCGTAGGGCAGCTGCGCCACCGCCGACATGGCGTTGTAGGCGCAGTTGATGGCGAGCTTGGCCCACAGTGCGCCGCGCACGTCGGGCGAGACCTCGGTTGGCACGCCCGAGGCGATG
This window harbors:
- a CDS encoding Hsp20/alpha crystallin family protein — its product is MSTRNDITTSSPAQEAPRAVQPAIDVYETDASITLLADMPGVPREQLEIHVEGDSLLIQGEAKPQIPADLEPLWAEVRTPRYRRSFTLSRELDTSRIEANLKDGVLTLRIPKQAQAQPRRVQVNVA